A region from the Brassica napus cultivar Da-Ae chromosome C8, Da-Ae, whole genome shotgun sequence genome encodes:
- the LOC106433157 gene encoding auxin response factor 5, with product MASLACGEDKMKTNGLVNGGTTTSSTSQSTLLEEMKLLKDQSGTRKPVINSMLWHACAGPLVCLPQVGSLVYYFSQGHSEQVAVSTRRSATTQVPNYPNLPSQLMCQVHNVTLHADKDSDEIYAQMSLQPVHSERDVLPVPDFGLLRGSKHPSEYFCKTLTASDTSTHGGFSVPRRAAEKLFPPLDYTAQPPTQELVVRDLHENTWAFRHIYRGQPKRHLLTTGWSLFVGSKRLRAGDSVLFIRDEKSQLMVGVRRANRQQTALPSSVLSADSMHIGVLAAAAHATANRTPFLIFFNPRACPAEFVIPLPKYRKAICGSQLSVGMRFGMMFETEDSGKRRYMGTIVGISDLDPLRWPGSKWRNLQVEWDEPGCNDKPTRVSPWDIETPESLFIFPSLTSGLKRQLHPSYFAGENDWGSLIKRPLPYATFPNMASEQLMKMMMRPHNNQNAVSSLMPEMQQNVMMGHGGLLGDVKMQQPMVMNQVVQVQPDNNNPSVSNTSGQEQNLTQSINAPTITENSSGRANHGNEELSQKPSALSPLQADPCPEQIYPPQQSDPINGFSFLETEELTSQVSSFQSLAGSYKQPLMLSSNESSPIVLPDSTNSFQDMWDNQLNGLKFDQFSPLMQQEDLYGCQNMCMSNSTNSNILDPPPLSNTVLDDFCAIKETEFHSLVGNNNSFAQDVQSQITSASFADSQAFSRQDNSGGTGGTSSSNVDFDDTSLLQQNSKGSWQKLATPRVRTYTKVQKTGSVGRSIDVTSFRDYEELKSAIECMFGLEGLLTRPQTSGWKLVYVDYESDVLLVGDDPWEEFVGCVRCIRILSPTEVQQMSEEGRKLLNSACINDLKT from the exons ATGGCTTCATTGGCTTGTGGTGAGGACAAGATGAAAACAAATGGTTTGGTTAATGGAGGAACAACAACTTCTTCAACTTCTCAATCTACTCTTCTTGAAGAGATGAAGCTGTTAAAGGATCAGTCAG GAACGAGAAAGCCGGTGATAAACTCTATGCTATGGCACGCTTGTGCAGGCCCTCTTGTTTGTCTCCCTCAAGTTGGTAGCTTAGTGTATTACTTCTCACAAGGTCATAGCGAACAG GTTGCTGTTTCAACCAGAAGGTCAGCAACAACCCAAGTTCCTAATTACCCAAATCTCCCATCTCAGTTGATGTGTCAAGTCCATAATGTCACCCTTCAT GCAGACAAAGACAGTGATGAAATCTACGCTCAGATGAGTCTACAACCTGTTCACTCT GAGAGAGATGTGTTACCAGTACCAGACTTTGGACTATTAAGAGGAAGCAAACACCCATCTGAGTATTTCTGCAAAACTCTTACTGCTAGTGATACTAGTACACATGGAGGTTTCTCCGTCCCACGTAGAGCCGCAGAGAAGCTATTTCCACCCTTG GACTACACAGCACAGCCACCAACGCAGGAGCTTGTAGTTAGAGATCTTCATGAGAATACTTGGGCATTTCGCCATATCTACCGAG GGCAACCAAAGAGACATCTCCTGACAACAGGATGGAGTTTGTTTGTTGGCTCAAAGAGATTGAGAGCTGGAGATTCCGTCTTGTTCATAAGGGATGAGAAGTCGCAGCTGATGGTTGGTGTGAGGCGAGCTAACCGGCAACAAACAGCTCTTCCTTCATCAGTACTCTCAGCGGATAGTATGCACATTGGTGTTCTTGCTGCTGCGGCTCACGCTACTGCAAACCGCACTCctttcttgattttctttaaTCCAAG AGCGTGTCCAGCTGAGTTTGTGATCCCTCTACCAAAGTACCGTAAAGCGATATGTGGTTCTCAGCTCTCGGTTGGTATGAGGTTTGGAATGATGTTTGAAACTGAGGATTCAGGGAAGCGTAG GTACATGGGAACCATTGTTGGAATAAGTGACTTGGATCCACTGAGATGGCCTGGCTCTAAGTGGCGTAACCTTCAAGTTGAATGGGATGAGCCTGGATGTAACGATAAGCCGACGAGGGTCAGTCCATGGGATATAGAGACACCTGAAAGTCTCTTCATCTTTCCCTCACTGACCTCAGGTCTCAAACGCCAGCTCCATCCATCTTACTTTG CTGGTGAAAACGATTGGGGTAGCTTAATCAAACGGCCACTGCCCTACGCAACATTCCCAAACATGGCTTCAGAGCAGcttatgaagatgatgatgagacCTCACAACAATCAAAATGCTGTATCATCTTTGATGCCTGAGATGCAGCAGAATGTTATGATGGGGCATGGAGGTTTACTAGGAGATGTGAAGATGCAGCAGCCAATGGTGATGAACCAGGTGGTGCAGGTGCAGCCAGACAACAACAATCCTTCTGTCTCCAATACAAGTGGCCAAGAACAGAATCTGACACAAAGTATTAATGCTCCTACAATAACTGAAAACAGCTCTGGGAGAGCCAATCATGGAAATGAGGAGCTGAGTCAGAAACCAAGTGCCTTGTCTCCTTTACAAGCTGATCCATGTCCTGAACAGATATACCCACCACAACAGTCTGATCCAATAAATGGATTCTCTTTCCTGGAAACAGAAGAGCTGACATCACAAGTCTCTTCCTTCCAGTCTTTAGCTGGATCTTACAAGCAACCGTTAATGCTATCCTCTAACGAATCTTCACCTATTGTGCTACCTGATTCAACAAACTCATTTCAGGATATGTGGGACAATCAGCTAAACGGTCTAAAGTTTGACCAGTTCAGTCCCTTGATGCAGCAGGAGGACCTTTATGGTTGTCAGAACATGTGCATGAGTAATAGCACAAACAGCAACATTCTAGATCCTCCTCCACTCTCAAACACAGTTCTTGATGACTTCTGTGCCATCAAAGAAACCGAGTTCCATTCTTTGGTCGGGAACAACAACAGCTTTGCTCAAGATGTGCAGTCACAGATCACATCTGCTAGCTTTGCAGACTCACAGGCCTTCTCTCGCCAAGATAACTCTGGAGGAACAGGTGGTACTTCTTCAAGCAATGTTGATTTTGATGATACTAGTCTTCTGCAGCAGAATAGTAAAGGCTCATGGCAGAAACTTGCAACGCCACGTGTCCGAACTTACACCAAG GTCCAAAAAACCGGGTCAGTTGGGAGGTCAATTGATGTCACAAGCTTCAGGGACTATGAAGAGCTAAAATCTGCTATTGAGTGCATGTTTGGACTTGAAGGTTTGCTAACTCGCCCACAAACCTCTGGATGGAAGCTTGTATATGTTGATTATGAGAGTGATGTTCTGCTCGTAGGAGATGATCCATGGGA GGAGTTTGTGGGATGTGTAAGGTGCATAAGGATACTGTCGCCAACAGAGGTTCAGCAGATGAGTGAAGAAGGAAGGAAGCTTTTGAACAGCGCATGCATTAACGATCTCAAGACTTAA
- the LOC106433182 gene encoding zinc finger CCCH domain-containing protein 6 isoform X2 codes for MFFFFVCSEAFLRLLLVRLFVSDDSPSQVGSESQDHLQAKSHPSEDNLPPGFGGPLSANESQIKLSDIPVIKWKCSIRIMLDEEWRVVAGEESKEVEAQNQRELRVLEAFYPGASAIPPNPSVPADVDNSDYDDQQTVVIPILPVEDDDLAMDSASDLPSQSGVDVGTEPSRTDENTSVSSTLPAASEIMAALTAISNNKELGRGMIDQDLLMKILSNPKLVENLVANSGGAGSVSSNGSRPYLSEANGVVTTTPASSNGQYYPQPTVTHTPSITYPPPAPSDHPNYGAPPARDASYYKSLIQQHGGERQEAPPPVQQHLGYRYNPQPGGGPNPEMVNSNNNNNQRPRDSKPKIMKPCMYFNSSRGCRNGANCLYQHDAAAYQPRNPNNGNEMPSAKRMRFDRD; via the exons atgttttttttttttgtgtgtagtGAGGCCTTCTTGAGACTTTTACTG GTACGGCTCTTCGTATCTGACGATTCACCTTCGCAAGTTGGATCAGAATCTCAAGATCACCTCCAAGCAAAGTCACATCCGAGCGAGGATAATCTGCCACCTGGTTTCGGTGGACCTCTTTCTGCAAATGAGTCACAGATTAAGTTATCAGACATCCCAGTAATAAAGTGGAAATGCTCTATCCGG ATTATGCTAGATGAGGAATGGAGAGTGGTTGCAGGGGAAGAAAGCAAAGAAGTGGAGGCGCAAAATCAAAGAGAATTGAGAGTTCTTGAAGCATTCTATCCTGGCGCATCAGCTATTCCTCCAAA CCCTTCGGTTCCTGCTGATGTTGACAACTCAGATTATGATGACCAGCAAACCGTTGTCATCCCCATTCTACCTGTAGAAGATGATGACCTAGCAATGGATTCAGCATCTGATCTCCCATCCCAATCTGGCGTGGATGTGGGAACAGAGCCATCAAGAACCGATGAGAACACATCAGTTTCTTCAACCCTCCCCGCAGCGTCAGAAATAATGGCTGCACTAACTGCAATATCAAACAACAAAGAACTAGGCAGGGGCATGATCGACCAGGATCTGCTTATGAAAATCTTGAGCAACCCTAAGTTGGTGGAGAATCTTGTTGCAAATAGTGGTGGCGCAGGTTCAGTCTCCTCCAACGGCAGTAGGCCCTACCTATCTGAAGCAAATGGAGTAGTAACCACAACACCTGCCAGCTCAAATGGACAATATTACCCTCAGCCAACGGTAACTCATACTCCTTCCATCACCTATCCTCCTCCAGCTCCTTCAGATCATCCCAACTATGGAGCCCCACCAGCCAGAGATGCTAGTTATTACAAGAGCCTGATTCAACAACATGGCGGCGAAAGACAAGAGGCGCCACCGCCAGTTCAACAGCATCTCGGTTATCGTTATAACCCTCAACCTGGAGGAGGACCTAACCCTGAGATGGTAAATAGCAATAATAATAACAACCAGAGGCCAAGGGACTCAAAACCAAAGATAATGAAGCCTTGCATGTACTTCAACAGCTCCCGGGGTTGTCGCAATGGAGCCAACTGTTTATACCAGCACGATGCTGCAGCTTACCAGCCGAGGAATCCAAACAATGGTAATGAGATGCCAAGTGCAAAAAGAATGAGATTTGACAGGGACTGA
- the LOC106433182 gene encoding zinc finger CCCH domain-containing protein 6 isoform X1, producing MRALHKSKRVSWPPDFQLCQVRLFVSDDSPSQVGSESQDHLQAKSHPSEDNLPPGFGGPLSANESQIKLSDIPVIKWKCSIRIMLDEEWRVVAGEESKEVEAQNQRELRVLEAFYPGASAIPPNPSVPADVDNSDYDDQQTVVIPILPVEDDDLAMDSASDLPSQSGVDVGTEPSRTDENTSVSSTLPAASEIMAALTAISNNKELGRGMIDQDLLMKILSNPKLVENLVANSGGAGSVSSNGSRPYLSEANGVVTTTPASSNGQYYPQPTVTHTPSITYPPPAPSDHPNYGAPPARDASYYKSLIQQHGGERQEAPPPVQQHLGYRYNPQPGGGPNPEMVNSNNNNNQRPRDSKPKIMKPCMYFNSSRGCRNGANCLYQHDAAAYQPRNPNNGNEMPSAKRMRFDRD from the exons ATGAGGGCATTGCACAAATCGAAAAGGGTATCATGGCCACCAGATTTTCAACTTTGCCAG GTACGGCTCTTCGTATCTGACGATTCACCTTCGCAAGTTGGATCAGAATCTCAAGATCACCTCCAAGCAAAGTCACATCCGAGCGAGGATAATCTGCCACCTGGTTTCGGTGGACCTCTTTCTGCAAATGAGTCACAGATTAAGTTATCAGACATCCCAGTAATAAAGTGGAAATGCTCTATCCGG ATTATGCTAGATGAGGAATGGAGAGTGGTTGCAGGGGAAGAAAGCAAAGAAGTGGAGGCGCAAAATCAAAGAGAATTGAGAGTTCTTGAAGCATTCTATCCTGGCGCATCAGCTATTCCTCCAAA CCCTTCGGTTCCTGCTGATGTTGACAACTCAGATTATGATGACCAGCAAACCGTTGTCATCCCCATTCTACCTGTAGAAGATGATGACCTAGCAATGGATTCAGCATCTGATCTCCCATCCCAATCTGGCGTGGATGTGGGAACAGAGCCATCAAGAACCGATGAGAACACATCAGTTTCTTCAACCCTCCCCGCAGCGTCAGAAATAATGGCTGCACTAACTGCAATATCAAACAACAAAGAACTAGGCAGGGGCATGATCGACCAGGATCTGCTTATGAAAATCTTGAGCAACCCTAAGTTGGTGGAGAATCTTGTTGCAAATAGTGGTGGCGCAGGTTCAGTCTCCTCCAACGGCAGTAGGCCCTACCTATCTGAAGCAAATGGAGTAGTAACCACAACACCTGCCAGCTCAAATGGACAATATTACCCTCAGCCAACGGTAACTCATACTCCTTCCATCACCTATCCTCCTCCAGCTCCTTCAGATCATCCCAACTATGGAGCCCCACCAGCCAGAGATGCTAGTTATTACAAGAGCCTGATTCAACAACATGGCGGCGAAAGACAAGAGGCGCCACCGCCAGTTCAACAGCATCTCGGTTATCGTTATAACCCTCAACCTGGAGGAGGACCTAACCCTGAGATGGTAAATAGCAATAATAATAACAACCAGAGGCCAAGGGACTCAAAACCAAAGATAATGAAGCCTTGCATGTACTTCAACAGCTCCCGGGGTTGTCGCAATGGAGCCAACTGTTTATACCAGCACGATGCTGCAGCTTACCAGCCGAGGAATCCAAACAATGGTAATGAGATGCCAAGTGCAAAAAGAATGAGATTTGACAGGGACTGA